The Salmonella enterica subsp. houtenae serovar Houten genome has a segment encoding these proteins:
- a CDS encoding gentisate 1,2-dioxygenase encodes MSEINQNVKDSRQQYYQHISGQNLTPLWESLHHLVPQTPNANCAPAYWNYQEIRPLLMESGNVIGAKEAIRRVLVLENPALRGQSSITATLYAGLQLILPGEVAPSHRHNQSALRFIVEGKGAFTAVDGERTPMHTGDFILTPQWRWHDHGNPGSEPVVWLDGLDLPLVNLLGCGFAEDYPEDQQPVTRKEGDYLPRYAANMLPLRHQRGNSSPIFNYRYDRSRETLHDLTRMGDPDEWEGYKLRYVNPVTGGYPMPSMGAFLQLLPKGFASRVARSTDSTIYHVVEGAGQVSIGNETFHFSAKDIFVAPTWHDVSFRSSEDTVLFSFSDKPVQEALGLFREARY; translated from the coding sequence ATGTCTGAAATAAATCAGAACGTAAAAGATAGCCGTCAGCAGTATTACCAGCATATTTCCGGGCAGAATCTGACGCCGCTGTGGGAATCGTTACATCACCTGGTACCGCAGACGCCAAACGCCAACTGCGCGCCGGCCTACTGGAATTATCAGGAAATTCGTCCGCTGCTGATGGAAAGCGGCAATGTCATTGGCGCGAAAGAGGCGATCCGCCGGGTGCTGGTGCTGGAAAATCCGGCATTGCGTGGTCAGTCGTCGATCACGGCGACCTTATACGCTGGTTTACAACTGATCCTGCCCGGTGAAGTCGCGCCGAGTCATCGCCATAACCAGTCGGCGCTGCGTTTTATCGTCGAAGGTAAAGGCGCATTTACCGCGGTGGACGGCGAGCGCACGCCAATGCATACCGGCGATTTTATCCTGACGCCGCAGTGGCGCTGGCACGATCATGGTAATCCGGGGTCAGAGCCGGTGGTATGGCTGGATGGTCTGGATCTGCCGTTAGTCAACCTCCTGGGCTGTGGTTTTGCGGAAGACTATCCCGAAGATCAGCAGCCGGTGACGCGAAAAGAGGGCGATTATCTGCCGCGTTATGCGGCGAATATGCTGCCGCTGCGCCACCAGCGCGGGAACTCATCGCCGATTTTCAACTACCGCTACGACCGCAGCCGCGAGACGCTGCACGATCTGACCCGTATGGGCGATCCGGATGAGTGGGAGGGTTACAAGCTGCGTTACGTTAATCCCGTCACCGGTGGTTATCCGATGCCGTCGATGGGCGCGTTCCTGCAACTGTTGCCAAAAGGTTTTGCCTCGCGTGTGGCGCGGAGCACCGACAGCACTATCTACCATGTCGTTGAAGGGGCGGGTCAGGTCTCTATCGGCAACGAAACCTTTCATTTTTCCGCAAAAGATATTTTTGTGGCGCCGACCTGGCATGACGTGTCGTTTCGCAGCAGCGAAGACACGGTGTTATTCAGCTTTTCGGACAAGCCGGTTCAGGAAGCCCTGGGGCTGTTCCGTGAAGCACGTTATTAA